In Porphyromonas cangingivalis, a genomic segment contains:
- a CDS encoding DUF362 domain-containing protein: MAHVISDSCVACGSCIDECPVSAISEGDIYVIDADACIDCGACAGACPSDAISAQ; this comes from the coding sequence ATGGCACACGTAATTTCTGACAGCTGTGTAGCATGCGGATCTTGTATCGACGAATGTCCAGTATCTGCAATCTCTGAAGGTGATATCTATGTAATCGACGCTGATGCTTGCATCGACTGCGGTGCATGCGCAGGTGCATGTCCTTCTGATGCTATCTCAGCTCAATAA
- a CDS encoding nitroreductase family protein — MSHINFISSKRRTVRTFLEASIEAEDLRDILETALKAPTSRNRRATHFVVIEDKERLDRLSRCKPSGADPIRAGSLAIAVCADTTRAARPYIDCAIAASYIQLAVTDLDLGSCWVHVHDSMGAEEVVRAELGLPPTSAVLCIIAIGLPKDEDLDPRKEDIEWERVFIETFEDRNTVSTNE; from the coding sequence ATGTCACACATCAACTTCATCAGCAGCAAGCGAAGGACGGTAAGGACGTTTTTGGAGGCCTCGATCGAGGCTGAGGATCTAAGGGACATCTTGGAGACAGCTCTGAAGGCACCTACTTCACGCAACCGTCGTGCCACCCATTTCGTCGTCATCGAAGACAAGGAGCGACTCGATCGTCTCTCCCGATGCAAGCCTTCGGGTGCCGATCCCATCCGTGCCGGCTCACTTGCCATCGCTGTATGTGCCGATACGACGAGGGCTGCCCGACCTTATATCGACTGCGCCATAGCCGCATCCTATATACAACTGGCAGTGACCGATCTTGACTTGGGCTCGTGCTGGGTGCATGTGCACGACTCGATGGGGGCAGAGGAGGTCGTCCGTGCCGAACTTGGACTTCCTCCCACGAGCGCAGTCCTCTGTATCATCGCCATAGGCTTGCCGAAGGATGAAGATCTTGACCCACGCAAAGAGGATATAGAGTGGGAAAGAGTGTTTATCGAAACGTTTGAAGATCGCAATACCGTCTCCACCAATGAATAA
- a CDS encoding KdsC family phosphatase, whose protein sequence is MSKVSIDISTFEAVIFDVDGVLSQITIPMGPDGVPQRTVNVRDGYAIKTAIEKGIVVGIITGGYSENLPKRYESLGMKHIYMKVPYKIEALRDFISRTGISAEKIIYVGDDLPDIEVMQYCGFSVAPADAAPEVKAIAKYISPVCGGMGVARDILEELLKVKHLWMNEAAFGW, encoded by the coding sequence ATGAGCAAGGTCAGTATAGATATTTCGACATTCGAAGCCGTCATCTTCGACGTCGATGGCGTACTTTCGCAAATCACCATACCGATGGGACCTGATGGTGTCCCTCAGCGTACGGTCAATGTCCGAGACGGATATGCCATCAAGACGGCCATAGAGAAAGGGATCGTCGTGGGTATCATCACAGGGGGCTACTCTGAAAACCTTCCCAAACGTTACGAGAGCCTCGGTATGAAGCACATCTATATGAAGGTGCCTTATAAGATAGAGGCTTTGAGAGATTTTATCTCAAGGACAGGTATATCGGCAGAGAAGATCATCTACGTGGGCGATGACCTCCCCGACATCGAGGTGATGCAGTACTGCGGATTCAGCGTGGCTCCGGCAGACGCTGCACCCGAGGTCAAGGCCATAGCAAAATACATCTCCCCCGTCTGCGGAGGGATGGGTGTGGCCAGAGATATCCTTGAGGAACTTCTGAAGGTGAAGCACCTCTGGATGAACGAAGCTGCTTTCGGTTGGTAA
- a CDS encoding M48 family metallopeptidase produces the protein MQHLSRLYKSTKLWATALLAGSILVGCSSVPLTGRNRLNLVSDNVILESSFKQYNDFIRKAPISNDARQTERVRRIGINIARATESYLRTLGMADEISKFKWEFNLVKSDQVNAFCMPGGKIVVYEGLLRYASTDDELATVMSHEVAHALAKHANERMSQQIMKQYGAQALSLALYDKSFATRQIAGVVYGLGSELLVMLPYSRTHEYEADRIGLYLMAIAGYNPSSAVTFWQKMSAGKGGDKGSDIFSTHPSDAGRIKAIQEELPKVDATLRGKDTKTLPQSSTAKRLQNQEQKASSSKNKQRGTIKTHY, from the coding sequence ATGCAACATCTATCACGACTATACAAGAGTACCAAGCTCTGGGCAACGGCACTCCTCGCGGGCTCCATCCTTGTCGGATGCTCATCCGTTCCCCTCACAGGTCGCAACAGACTCAACCTCGTCTCCGACAATGTCATCTTGGAAAGCAGTTTCAAACAGTACAACGACTTCATACGCAAGGCTCCCATCTCCAACGATGCCCGCCAGACCGAACGAGTGCGACGAATAGGCATCAATATCGCCCGTGCGACAGAGTCTTACCTCCGCACGCTGGGGATGGCGGACGAGATCTCGAAGTTCAAGTGGGAGTTCAACCTCGTCAAATCCGACCAAGTGAATGCTTTCTGCATGCCGGGAGGTAAGATCGTGGTCTACGAAGGGTTGCTCAGATACGCCTCTACCGACGACGAACTCGCCACCGTGATGTCTCACGAGGTGGCTCATGCCCTTGCCAAACACGCCAACGAGCGTATGAGCCAGCAGATCATGAAGCAGTACGGAGCTCAAGCCCTCAGCCTTGCTCTCTACGACAAGTCCTTTGCGACACGTCAGATCGCAGGTGTCGTATACGGCCTCGGGAGCGAACTCCTCGTGATGCTTCCATACAGCCGTACCCATGAATACGAAGCTGACCGTATAGGCCTCTATCTCATGGCGATCGCAGGATACAACCCCTCAAGTGCCGTGACCTTCTGGCAGAAGATGTCGGCAGGCAAAGGTGGAGACAAAGGCTCTGACATCTTCAGCACCCACCCCTCCGATGCCGGTCGTATCAAGGCCATCCAAGAAGAGTTGCCCAAGGTGGATGCCACCCTCCGTGGCAAAGACACAAAGACTCTACCACAGTCGTCCACTGCCAAACGCCTTCAAAATCAAGAACAAAAAGCCTCTTCCTCCAAGAACAAACAAAGAGGCACGATCAAAACACATTATTGA
- a CDS encoding fructose-bisphosphatase class III, with protein sequence MAQKKYDKEYLKLLAKQFPSATAAATEIINLKAILSLPKGTEHFLADIHGEDEAFRHVLQNASGSIRRKVDEIFGTSVRQEEKRELCTLIYYPNEIMDIIRKRESNIEDWYMVILNQLVQVCRKVGEKYTRSKVRKALPSKYSYIIQELLHEDATNTHKTMYYQSIFNTIIQTGKAEDFIAAICKTIKRLVIDKLHIVGDIYDRGPGAHHIMDTLDGYHNWDMQWGNHDMVWMGAACGNAASMANVMRISLRYANLNTIEEGYGINLLPLARFAMKVYADDPCTVFMPKLATADRVYDEGSVYLLAQMHKAISIMQFKLEYQIIKRHPEYKMEGRNLLHLIDKEAGTITLPSGKTYPLLDKNFPTIDPKDPYTLTAEEQEVVDRLMECFRRSEKLQHHIGLMYKYGSMFLATNDNLLYHASVPLNEDRSFKEVEIEGKRYAGKALYEKIDSLVREAHVGRKRKAPKSKTQSAIDFMWYLWCGPDSPLFDKDAMTTLERYFIEDKETHKENKGYYFVYRKEEEMCIRILQEFGLAGPDCHIINGHVPVKAIKGELPIQANGRMMLIDGGFSHAYQKSTGIAGYTLIYNSHGLHLVQHEPFSSTQEAIENMDDIQSSTVVKTSSSHRILVADTDNGKILQSEVDALQALLEAYKYGKI encoded by the coding sequence ATGGCTCAAAAGAAATACGACAAAGAGTACTTGAAGTTGCTGGCCAAGCAGTTCCCCTCTGCCACAGCAGCAGCAACAGAGATCATCAACCTTAAAGCGATCCTAAGCCTGCCCAAGGGGACAGAGCACTTCTTGGCAGACATTCATGGAGAAGATGAAGCCTTCAGACATGTCTTGCAGAATGCTTCAGGCAGTATCCGTCGCAAGGTGGATGAGATATTCGGGACCTCTGTACGTCAGGAAGAGAAGCGAGAGCTATGTACCCTGATCTACTACCCCAACGAGATCATGGACATCATCCGTAAGCGTGAAAGCAACATCGAGGACTGGTACATGGTGATCCTCAACCAGTTGGTGCAGGTGTGTCGCAAGGTGGGTGAGAAGTACACACGTAGCAAGGTGCGCAAGGCCTTGCCCTCGAAGTACAGTTATATCATCCAAGAGCTTCTGCACGAAGATGCCACAAACACGCACAAAACGATGTACTATCAAAGCATCTTCAACACGATCATCCAGACAGGCAAAGCGGAAGACTTCATCGCTGCAATATGTAAGACCATCAAGCGTCTCGTCATCGACAAGCTCCACATCGTGGGAGATATCTATGACCGTGGCCCTGGGGCTCATCACATCATGGACACCCTCGATGGGTATCACAACTGGGATATGCAGTGGGGCAACCACGACATGGTATGGATGGGGGCGGCTTGTGGCAACGCGGCTTCGATGGCAAATGTCATGCGTATCTCTTTGCGTTATGCCAATCTCAACACCATCGAAGAGGGCTATGGCATCAACCTCCTACCCCTTGCTCGTTTTGCCATGAAGGTCTATGCGGATGATCCTTGTACGGTCTTCATGCCTAAGTTGGCCACTGCCGACCGTGTCTATGATGAGGGTAGTGTGTACCTACTGGCTCAGATGCACAAAGCGATCTCCATCATGCAATTCAAGCTTGAGTATCAGATCATCAAGAGACATCCGGAGTACAAGATGGAAGGACGCAACCTCCTCCATCTCATCGATAAGGAAGCCGGCACGATCACCCTCCCTTCGGGTAAAACTTATCCTCTCTTGGACAAGAACTTCCCGACCATAGATCCGAAAGACCCATATACCCTCACAGCAGAGGAGCAAGAGGTGGTGGATCGCCTGATGGAGTGCTTCCGTCGCAGCGAGAAGCTCCAGCACCATATCGGTCTGATGTACAAGTACGGCAGCATGTTCTTGGCGACAAATGACAACCTCCTCTATCACGCTTCGGTACCCCTTAACGAGGATAGGAGCTTCAAAGAGGTGGAGATCGAGGGCAAAAGATATGCCGGAAAAGCGTTGTACGAAAAAATAGACAGCCTCGTCCGTGAAGCTCATGTGGGCAGAAAACGCAAAGCCCCCAAGAGCAAGACTCAGTCGGCAATAGACTTCATGTGGTATCTGTGGTGTGGACCGGACTCTCCGCTCTTTGACAAAGATGCAATGACGACACTGGAGCGTTATTTCATCGAAGACAAAGAGACCCACAAAGAAAACAAGGGGTACTACTTCGTCTACCGTAAGGAGGAAGAAATGTGCATCAGGATCCTCCAGGAGTTTGGACTCGCAGGACCTGACTGTCACATCATCAACGGACACGTACCGGTCAAAGCGATCAAAGGCGAACTGCCGATACAAGCCAATGGTCGTATGATGCTCATCGATGGAGGCTTCAGCCATGCCTACCAAAAAAGCACGGGTATAGCCGGATATACACTTATCTACAACTCTCACGGTTTGCACCTGGTACAGCACGAACCGTTCAGTTCGACCCAAGAGGCTATCGAAAACATGGATGACATCCAAAGCTCTACTGTCGTCAAGACGAGCAGCAGCCACCGCATCCTCGTCGCTGATACGGACAATGGAAAGATACTCCAAAGCGAGGTCGATGCTCTACAAGCCCTGCTCGAAGCCTACAAATACGGCAAGATCTAA
- the dut gene encoding dUTP diphosphatase, with translation METNKTTVKIINKSPHPLPSYATIASAGMDVHAHITEPLTLGPLERQAIPTGLFVALPAGYEMQLRPRSGWALKHGLTLLNTPGTIDADYRGEIKVILANVSSEPFTIRPGDRICQMVIARYTQVEWEEVAELDETSRGAGGFGHTGKK, from the coding sequence ATGGAAACGAACAAGACCACCGTCAAGATCATCAATAAAAGCCCCCATCCCCTACCCTCCTACGCGACCATTGCATCGGCAGGGATGGATGTCCACGCTCATATCACCGAGCCCCTCACCCTCGGACCTCTCGAACGCCAAGCCATCCCCACGGGGCTCTTCGTCGCTCTACCTGCAGGGTATGAGATGCAACTTCGTCCCCGAAGCGGTTGGGCTCTCAAACACGGTCTCACCCTCCTCAATACCCCCGGGACCATCGATGCCGATTATCGTGGAGAGATCAAGGTCATCCTTGCCAATGTATCCTCCGAGCCTTTCACCATCCGACCCGGTGATCGCATCTGCCAGATGGTCATCGCACGCTACACTCAGGTAGAATGGGAAGAAGTGGCCGAACTTGATGAGACCTCAAGGGGTGCAGGAGGCTTCGGGCATACAGGCAAGAAGTAA
- a CDS encoding FimB/Mfa2 family fimbrial subunit gives MVYLKFALRANPDPNAQDESKILNMYVLVASSLDGSVVYKNNVNLSDNGTHMVSDAIKLPKGTYDFYFFANQEAMGADVTNALGAMRYITEFDTNDVFRKIKYVGDVFAIRPEGIAMSARYKSVAIPDEDYTNPGNPWCFNPQGHPTSKDYVIKMLRAYARVDLVFKNDPRLLTVPAPATPYKEITSIEVANIPQYYSVPPYDHDFLTAYTGVSDATFSFSWDKAKLTQKGFKYDTEEIGKLTFYIPEFIHYKAQDLENAVKITIKGENELNKTFKLTHETYDDYNQQGYRDLEHTLLSPNAILRNTHYTVEFTIRPENPSQPDNNDVRIKVKEWETVEFTPPPFGSFLHVPDQVIFIGKLEDAEEDYYIPYYSSHPVGLGDIDPLDTAPWIKQLKLLNRDKQELSGDTQGYIYVKVAKKWDPDSGRNLSRPYNVRLHSNHSAASDDEVGAFEVLVRLYLRSPQEGDIPFWPPPDDPDPYPNPI, from the coding sequence ATGGTCTATCTGAAGTTTGCTTTACGAGCAAACCCGGACCCGAATGCTCAAGACGAAAGTAAGATCTTGAATATGTACGTCCTCGTTGCGAGCTCCTTGGATGGATCCGTCGTTTACAAGAATAACGTTAATCTCTCTGATAACGGTACACACATGGTGAGTGATGCCATAAAGCTCCCCAAAGGTACGTATGACTTCTACTTCTTTGCCAATCAAGAGGCTATGGGTGCTGATGTCACTAATGCTCTTGGAGCGATGAGGTATATTACAGAGTTCGATACGAATGATGTTTTTCGCAAGATCAAATATGTCGGTGATGTATTTGCCATCCGACCCGAAGGCATTGCGATGTCAGCAAGATATAAGAGTGTTGCTATTCCTGACGAAGACTATACCAACCCCGGCAATCCATGGTGTTTTAATCCTCAGGGACATCCGACAAGCAAAGACTATGTCATCAAGATGCTTAGAGCTTATGCTCGGGTTGATCTTGTCTTCAAAAATGACCCAAGGCTTTTGACTGTCCCTGCGCCTGCCACTCCTTACAAGGAGATTACAAGCATTGAGGTGGCTAACATCCCACAGTATTATTCCGTACCTCCATACGATCATGATTTCTTGACTGCTTATACAGGAGTAAGTGATGCCACATTCTCTTTCTCATGGGACAAAGCAAAGTTGACACAAAAGGGCTTCAAGTACGACACTGAAGAGATTGGTAAACTTACTTTCTACATCCCTGAGTTTATCCATTACAAGGCTCAAGATCTAGAGAATGCTGTAAAGATCACCATAAAGGGCGAGAATGAGTTGAACAAGACCTTCAAGCTCACACACGAAACGTATGATGACTACAATCAACAAGGTTATAGAGATTTGGAGCATACATTGCTTTCTCCCAACGCCATCTTGCGTAACACCCACTACACTGTCGAGTTTACGATAAGGCCTGAAAATCCATCGCAACCAGATAATAATGATGTCAGGATAAAGGTCAAAGAGTGGGAGACGGTCGAGTTTACGCCACCACCTTTTGGTTCATTCTTGCATGTCCCTGATCAAGTCATCTTTATAGGTAAATTAGAAGATGCTGAAGAAGATTACTATATCCCTTATTACAGCAGTCATCCTGTTGGATTAGGGGATATCGATCCCCTCGATACTGCTCCTTGGATCAAGCAGTTGAAACTCCTCAACCGAGATAAACAAGAACTATCAGGGGATACACAAGGCTATATCTATGTTAAGGTGGCTAAGAAGTGGGATCCCGATTCTGGTAGAAATCTAAGCAGACCATATAACGTCCGATTGCATAGCAATCATTCTGCGGCCTCAGATGACGAAGTTGGGGCTTTCGAGGTACTTGTCAGACTTTATCTAAGGTCTCCTCAAGAGGGAGATATCCCTTTCTGGCCACCACCGGATGATCCTGACCCTTATCCCAATCCGATTTAA
- a CDS encoding Maf family nucleotide pyrophosphatase — translation MAQSMEAPINALLGNRRVVLGSQSPRRIQLLGELGLHITVRPSEVEEVYPESLPIEEVAPFLSRLKADSLRPSLSDEEILITADTVVLLEGELLGKPTDLDHARDFLHRLSGKINTVITGYTIMDAHGKVIAGQAVSKIKFAPLEESEIEYYIRRCEVLDKAGAYGVQDWIGLIAVEDIQGSYNNIIGLPTALIYRDLKAFLSK, via the coding sequence ATGGCGCAAAGCATGGAAGCTCCCATAAATGCCCTCCTTGGCAATCGGAGAGTCGTTCTCGGCTCACAGTCCCCTCGTCGGATACAACTCCTTGGCGAACTCGGTCTGCACATCACGGTGCGTCCGTCAGAGGTCGAAGAAGTCTATCCCGAAAGTTTGCCGATAGAGGAAGTGGCACCCTTCTTGTCTCGCCTCAAAGCAGACAGCCTACGCCCTTCACTGAGCGACGAGGAGATCCTGATCACGGCAGACACGGTGGTGCTGCTTGAGGGCGAACTCCTTGGCAAGCCCACCGACCTGGATCATGCCCGAGACTTCCTCCATCGACTGAGTGGCAAGATAAATACGGTCATCACAGGCTACACCATCATGGATGCCCACGGCAAGGTCATTGCCGGACAAGCAGTGAGCAAAATCAAATTTGCCCCTCTTGAGGAGAGTGAGATCGAATACTACATCCGCAGGTGCGAGGTCTTGGACAAGGCCGGAGCTTATGGGGTACAGGACTGGATAGGCCTCATTGCCGTGGAAGACATACAAGGCTCGTACAACAACATCATAGGACTGCCGACGGCTCTCATATATAGAGACCTCAAAGCTTTCTTGTCGAAATAA
- a CDS encoding UvrD-helicase domain-containing protein, with translation MISIEELLDCLNEEQRAAVLYNEGDSLILAGAGSGKTRVLTTKIAYLLTQGYAPSQILALTFTNKAAGEMRERIGAMIGNDIARHLWMGTFHSIFARLLRRYAPLLDYSDNYTIYDTTDTKALIKMILKEKELDEKFYDPKKMLSLISSAKNQGVMPDDVRQDRQAINYFTIKKISRFPEVYETYVSRCHRANAMDFDDLLLNMYRLLSKHEIVRNELHERFRYILVDEYQDTNKVQDRIVKLLKGEQARVCVVGDDAQSIYSFRGAVIDNILNFKRNFPDAILLKLTKNYRSTGTIVNLAGKLIEKNSKRIPKVVEAVSGEGSKVGLITSFTAAVEAQTIAAKIYSLINKGTSPEDIAVLYRTNAQSRLIEDNLRMFGVPYRIYGGLSFFDRKEVKDVLGYLRLIVNPDDDEAFRRVHNTPTRGIGATSFNAVSMLALREGRSYMQVIKDPTLLAEVLKPAAIKHLTAFVSLIDTMRSRKDELDPDEFLKYVIHASGIPKMYGDGSVESEGKLENIDELLNAVSEFVSSKTKLADENTSIDDFVREMALYTDRDATEDNNRPKVTLMTMHASKGLEFPHVYIVGLEKRLIPSERSSTEAGIEEERRLLYVAITRAKEMCTLSFACERMIHGELVRSDPSPFIFDLDPTYIEDYAGILGTKHSFSPNPRPKPQATTSEEPKRRMTRIIRRSTAPSPAEEVATMVPEVRDVDFKEGDHVYHDRFGRGLVEGFTDSVSGTKVHINFENEGKKLLIVKFARLRKE, from the coding sequence ATGATCTCGATAGAAGAATTATTGGATTGTCTCAACGAAGAGCAACGCGCTGCCGTCCTCTACAACGAGGGGGATAGCCTTATCCTCGCAGGTGCCGGATCAGGCAAGACAAGGGTGCTCACGACAAAGATAGCTTACCTCCTCACCCAGGGCTATGCTCCGTCACAGATCCTTGCCCTCACCTTCACCAACAAAGCTGCGGGCGAGATGCGTGAGCGTATCGGTGCGATGATAGGTAACGACATCGCTCGTCATCTGTGGATGGGGACGTTTCACTCCATCTTCGCCCGACTGCTGAGGCGTTACGCCCCACTTTTGGACTACAGTGACAACTATACCATCTACGATACGACGGACACTAAAGCACTCATCAAGATGATCTTGAAGGAGAAAGAGCTTGATGAAAAGTTTTATGACCCCAAAAAGATGCTCTCCCTCATCTCAAGTGCAAAGAACCAAGGCGTCATGCCCGATGATGTGAGACAAGACCGTCAGGCCATAAACTACTTCACGATCAAGAAGATCTCCCGATTCCCTGAAGTCTATGAGACTTATGTCTCTCGTTGCCACCGTGCCAACGCGATGGACTTTGACGATTTGTTGCTCAATATGTATCGCCTTCTGTCGAAGCACGAGATCGTCCGCAACGAGTTGCACGAGCGTTTCAGATACATCCTTGTTGATGAGTATCAAGACACCAACAAGGTACAGGACAGGATCGTCAAGCTCCTGAAAGGAGAGCAGGCACGTGTCTGTGTCGTCGGTGATGATGCCCAGAGCATCTACTCATTCCGTGGCGCAGTCATCGACAACATCCTCAACTTCAAACGCAACTTCCCTGATGCCATCCTCCTCAAGCTCACGAAGAACTACCGCTCCACAGGTACAATCGTCAACTTGGCGGGCAAACTCATCGAGAAGAACTCAAAGCGCATCCCCAAGGTCGTCGAGGCCGTTTCCGGCGAAGGTAGCAAAGTAGGCCTCATCACCTCGTTCACCGCAGCCGTCGAAGCCCAGACGATAGCCGCCAAGATCTACTCGCTCATCAATAAAGGCACTTCGCCCGAAGATATAGCTGTCCTTTACCGCACCAATGCCCAGAGCCGTCTCATCGAGGACAATCTGCGGATGTTCGGTGTACCCTACCGCATCTATGGTGGGTTGTCGTTCTTTGATCGCAAGGAGGTCAAGGACGTCCTCGGTTATCTCCGTCTCATCGTCAACCCTGATGATGACGAAGCTTTCCGAAGGGTGCACAACACCCCGACAAGGGGCATCGGGGCGACCTCGTTCAATGCGGTCTCCATGCTTGCACTCAGAGAAGGACGGAGCTATATGCAAGTCATCAAAGATCCGACCTTGCTCGCCGAAGTCCTCAAACCTGCTGCCATCAAACACCTAACCGCCTTCGTCTCCCTCATCGACACGATGAGAAGCCGTAAGGATGAGCTCGATCCCGATGAGTTCCTCAAGTACGTCATCCACGCCAGTGGCATCCCCAAGATGTACGGTGACGGCAGTGTCGAGTCGGAGGGGAAGCTGGAAAACATCGACGAGCTCCTCAACGCTGTTTCTGAGTTTGTTTCAAGCAAAACTAAGCTTGCCGACGAAAACACATCCATCGATGACTTTGTCCGCGAGATGGCACTCTACACCGACCGTGACGCCACCGAGGACAACAACCGCCCTAAGGTTACCCTTATGACGATGCACGCCTCGAAAGGCTTGGAGTTTCCACACGTTTACATTGTCGGGCTTGAAAAAAGGCTCATCCCATCCGAAAGGAGTTCGACCGAAGCAGGTATCGAAGAAGAGCGCCGTCTCCTCTACGTCGCCATCACACGTGCCAAAGAAATGTGTACCCTATCCTTCGCTTGCGAACGTATGATACACGGAGAATTAGTGAGATCAGACCCCAGTCCTTTCATCTTCGATCTCGATCCCACTTATATCGAAGACTATGCGGGTATCCTTGGCACTAAACATTCCTTCTCACCCAACCCTCGTCCTAAACCACAGGCAACGACTTCGGAAGAGCCTAAGAGACGGATGACACGCATCATCCGACGATCCACAGCCCCCTCCCCTGCCGAAGAGGTGGCGACGATGGTGCCCGAAGTCCGAGATGTGGACTTCAAGGAAGGTGATCATGTGTACCACGATCGCTTCGGACGAGGACTGGTCGAAGGCTTCACCGACAGCGTTTCGGGCACGAAAGTACATATCAACTTCGAAAACGAGGGCAAGAAACTCCTCATCGTGAAGTTTGCCCGACTACGCAAAGAATAA
- a CDS encoding Rossmann-like and DUF2520 domain-containing protein — MNNSRTFITIGSGSVATHLSKALVVSGMSCRGVYSRTKAHAEELARALGSKCLASVDEAWESDVDFVLLAVSDNALVRLSEEMSDGRAIAPIVLHTSGATPMDVLQRAKDHGVLYPLQTFSKERELTVSDIPLFLEASSSRSRVMLEEIAHALGTKQITFCNSLQRRYLHVAAVFACNFVNHMYASAYEVMDMGDLPPETLIPLMRETLNKLNTMSPTAGQTGPAVRGDSATIERHLELLQNRSDLSLLYTEVSRSITDKYSKHNRDKGL; from the coding sequence ATGAATAACAGTCGTACCTTCATCACTATCGGCAGTGGCAGTGTTGCCACCCATCTCTCGAAGGCTCTTGTGGTTTCGGGGATGTCGTGTCGGGGGGTGTATAGCCGTACGAAAGCCCATGCGGAGGAGTTGGCTCGGGCTCTGGGTAGTAAGTGTCTGGCTTCTGTCGATGAGGCTTGGGAGAGTGATGTGGACTTTGTCCTCCTTGCCGTGAGTGACAATGCCCTTGTCCGACTTTCGGAAGAGATGTCTGACGGCCGTGCCATCGCTCCTATTGTCCTTCATACCTCGGGCGCCACACCGATGGATGTCCTTCAAAGGGCGAAGGATCATGGAGTGCTGTATCCGCTCCAGACCTTCAGCAAAGAGAGGGAGCTCACCGTCTCGGACATTCCCCTCTTCCTCGAAGCATCTTCATCTCGTAGCAGAGTGATGCTGGAGGAGATCGCCCACGCCTTGGGGACAAAGCAAATCACCTTCTGCAACAGTCTACAGCGGAGGTACCTGCACGTGGCTGCTGTCTTTGCGTGCAACTTTGTCAATCATATGTATGCCTCTGCCTACGAGGTCATGGATATGGGCGACTTGCCACCCGAAACCCTTATACCTCTTATGAGGGAGACCCTAAACAAACTAAACACGATGTCACCGACAGCCGGTCAGACAGGCCCTGCGGTTCGTGGTGACAGTGCAACGATAGAGAGACATCTCGAACTCCTACAGAATCGCTCCGACCTCAGTCTCTTATACACGGAGGTCAGTCGATCGATCACCGACAAGTATAGCAAACACAATAGAGATAAAGGATTATGA